A window of the Streptomyces albireticuli genome harbors these coding sequences:
- the rpsQ gene encoding 30S ribosomal protein S17: MSEKNVTETNERGFRKTREGLVVSDKMDKTVVVAVEDRVKHALYGKVIRRTNKLKAHDEQNAAGVGDRVLIMETRPLSSSKRWRIVEILEKAK; encoded by the coding sequence ATGAGCGAGAAGAATGTGACTGAGACGAACGAGCGCGGCTTCCGCAAGACCCGTGAGGGTCTCGTCGTCAGCGACAAGATGGACAAGACCGTCGTCGTCGCCGTCGAGGACCGTGTCAAGCACGCGCTGTACGGCAAGGTCATCCGCCGTACGAACAAGCTCAAGGCGCACGACGAGCAGAACGCTGCCGGCGTCGGCGACCGCGTCCTCATCATGGAGACGCGTCCGCTGTCGTCCAGCAAGCGCTGGCGCATCGTCGAGATCCTCGAGAAGGCCAAGTAA
- the rplN gene encoding 50S ribosomal protein L14, producing MIQQESRLRVADNTGAKEILCIRVLGGSGRRYAGIGDVIVATVKDAIPGGNVKKGDVVKAVIVRTVKERRRPDGSYIRFDENAAVILKNDGDPRGTRIFGPVGRELREKKFMKIVSLAPEVL from the coding sequence GTGATCCAGCAGGAGTCGCGACTTCGGGTCGCCGACAACACTGGTGCCAAGGAGATCCTTTGCATCCGTGTTCTCGGTGGTTCGGGTCGCCGCTACGCGGGCATCGGTGACGTCATCGTCGCCACCGTCAAGGATGCGATCCCCGGTGGCAACGTGAAGAAGGGTGACGTCGTCAAGGCGGTCATCGTTCGCACCGTCAAGGAGCGCCGCCGTCCCGACGGCTCGTACATCCGCTTCGACGAGAACGCGGCCGTCATCCTCAAGAACGACGGTGACCCCCGCGGCACCCGTATCTTCGGCCCCGTGGGCCGAGAGCTGCGCGAGAAGAAGTTCATGAAGATCGTCTCGCTCGCGCCGGAGGTGCTGTAA
- the rplX gene encoding 50S ribosomal protein L24: MKIKKGDLVQVITGKDKGKQGKVIVAYPAQDRVLVEGVNRVKKHTKAGQTARGAKTGGIVTTEAPIHVSNVQLVVEKDGNKVVTRVGYRFDDEGNKIRVAKRTGEDI, encoded by the coding sequence ATGAAGATCAAGAAGGGCGACCTGGTTCAGGTCATCACCGGTAAGGACAAGGGCAAGCAGGGCAAGGTCATCGTGGCCTACCCGGCTCAGGACCGTGTCCTCGTCGAGGGTGTCAACCGGGTCAAGAAGCACACCAAGGCCGGTCAGACGGCCCGTGGTGCCAAGACCGGCGGCATCGTCACGACCGAGGCCCCCATCCACGTCAGCAACGTTCAGCTGGTTGTGGAGAAGGACGGCAACAAGGTTGTCACTCGTGTCGGTTACCGCTTCGACGACGAGGGCAACAAGATCCGCGTTGCCAAGCGCACCGGTGAGGACATCTGA
- the rplE gene encoding 50S ribosomal protein L5, whose protein sequence is MTATTNAPRLKLRYREEIIGKLREEFSYENIMQVPGLTKIVVNMGVGDAARDSKLIEGAIRDLTTITGQKPAVTKARKSIAQFKLREGQPIGAHVTLRGDRMWEFLDRTLSLALPRIRDFRGLSPKQFDGRGNYTFGLTEQVMFHEIDQDKIDRVRGMDITVVTTATNDDEGRALLRHLGFPFKEA, encoded by the coding sequence ATGACTGCCACCACCAACGCGCCGCGTCTCAAGCTGCGCTACCGCGAAGAGATCATCGGCAAGCTGCGTGAGGAGTTCTCCTACGAGAACATCATGCAGGTGCCCGGTCTGACCAAGATCGTGGTCAACATGGGTGTGGGCGACGCCGCCCGCGACTCCAAGCTGATCGAGGGCGCCATCCGCGACCTCACCACGATCACGGGCCAGAAGCCGGCGGTCACCAAGGCTCGCAAGTCCATCGCGCAGTTCAAGCTGCGTGAGGGTCAGCCGATCGGTGCCCACGTCACCCTCCGTGGTGACCGCATGTGGGAGTTCCTGGACCGCACCCTGTCGCTCGCGCTGCCGCGCATCCGCGACTTCCGTGGTCTGTCCCCCAAGCAGTTCGACGGCCGGGGCAACTACACCTTCGGTCTCACGGAGCAGGTCATGTTCCACGAGATCGACCAGGACAAGATCGACCGCGTCCGGGGTATGGACATCACCGTGGTCACCACGGCGACCAACGACGACGAGGGCCGCGCCCTCCTTCGTCACCTCGGCTTCCCCTTCAAGGAGGCGTGA
- a CDS encoding type Z 30S ribosomal protein S14, producing the protein MAKKSLIAKAARKPKFGVRAYTRCQRCGRPHSVYRKFGLCRVCLREMAHRGELPGVTKSSW; encoded by the coding sequence ATGGCGAAGAAGTCTCTGATTGCCAAGGCCGCCCGCAAGCCCAAGTTCGGTGTGCGCGCGTACACCCGCTGCCAGCGCTGCGGCCGTCCGCACTCCGTGTACCGCAAGTTCGGCCTGTGCCGCGTGTGCCTTCGTGAGATGGCTCACCGTGGCGAGCTGCCGGGCGTGACCAAGAGCTCCTGGTAA
- the rpsH gene encoding 30S ribosomal protein S8: MTMTDPIADMLTRLRNANSAYHDSVSMPHSKIKSHIAEILQQEGYITGWKVEDAEVGKSLTLELKFGPNRERSIAGIKRISKPGLRVYAKSTNLPKVLGGLGVAIISTSHGLLTGQQASKKGVGGEVLAYVW, translated from the coding sequence ATGACCATGACCGATCCGATCGCAGACATGCTGACGCGTCTGCGAAACGCTAACTCGGCATACCACGACTCCGTGTCGATGCCGCACAGCAAGATCAAGTCGCACATCGCGGAGATCCTCCAGCAGGAGGGCTACATCACCGGCTGGAAGGTCGAGGACGCCGAGGTCGGCAAGTCCCTGACCCTCGAGCTGAAGTTCGGCCCGAACCGCGAGCGCTCGATCGCCGGCATCAAGCGTATTTCGAAGCCGGGCCTGCGGGTCTACGCAAAGTCCACCAACCTGCCGAAGGTCCTCGGCGGCCTGGGCGTGGCGATCATCTCCACGTCCCACGGTCTCCTGACCGGCCAGCAGGCCAGCAAGAAGGGCGTGGGTGGGGAAGTCCTCGCCTACGTCTGGTAA
- the rplF gene encoding 50S ribosomal protein L6 encodes MSRIGRLPIQVPAGVDVTIDGRTVHVKGPKGSLTHAVSAPIEIAKAEDGTLVVSRPNDERQNKALHGLSRTLVANMITGVTAGYSKALEISGVGYRVQAKGSNLEFSLGYSHPILIEAPEGITFKVESPTKLSVEGIDKQKVGEVAANIRKLRKPDPYKAKGVKYAGEVIRRKVGKAGK; translated from the coding sequence ATGTCGCGTATTGGACGGCTGCCCATCCAGGTTCCCGCTGGTGTGGACGTCACCATCGATGGCCGTACGGTCCACGTGAAGGGTCCCAAGGGCTCCCTCACGCACGCCGTGTCCGCGCCCATCGAGATCGCTAAGGCCGAGGACGGCACCCTTGTCGTCTCTCGTCCGAACGACGAGCGTCAGAACAAGGCCCTGCACGGCCTGTCCCGCACGCTGGTGGCGAACATGATCACCGGCGTGACCGCGGGCTACAGCAAGGCTCTTGAGATCAGCGGTGTCGGTTACCGCGTCCAGGCGAAGGGCTCCAACCTGGAGTTCTCCCTGGGCTACAGCCACCCGATCCTGATCGAGGCCCCCGAGGGCATCACCTTCAAGGTGGAGTCCCCGACGAAGCTCAGCGTCGAGGGCATCGACAAGCAGAAGGTCGGCGAGGTCGCCGCCAACATCCGCAAGCTTCGCAAGCCCGACCCCTACAAGGCCAAGGGCGTGAAGTACGCGGGTGAGGTCATCCGCCGCAAGGTCGGAAAGGCGGGTAAGTAA
- the rplR gene encoding 50S ribosomal protein L18 has product MAYGVKIAKGDAYKRAAKQRRHIRIRKNVSGTAERPRLVVTRSNRNIVAQVIDDLKGHTLASASTLDTSIRGGEGDKSAQAKQVGALVAERAKAAGVEAVVFDRGGNQYAGRIAALADAAREAGLKF; this is encoded by the coding sequence ATGGCATACGGTGTAAAGATCGCCAAGGGTGACGCGTACAAGCGCGCCGCCAAGCAGCGTCGCCACATCCGCATCCGCAAGAACGTGTCGGGTACGGCCGAGCGTCCGCGCCTGGTCGTGACGCGTTCGAACCGCAACATCGTTGCTCAGGTCATCGACGACCTCAAGGGTCACACCCTTGCGTCGGCGTCGACCCTGGACACCTCGATCCGCGGTGGCGAGGGCGACAAGTCCGCGCAGGCCAAGCAGGTCGGCGCGCTCGTCGCCGAGCGCGCGAAGGCTGCCGGCGTCGAGGCCGTCGTGTTCGACCGCGGTGGCAACCAGTACGCCGGGCGCATTGCCGCTCTGGCGGACGCCGCCCGCGAAGCCGGGCTGAAGTTCTAA
- the rpsE gene encoding 30S ribosomal protein S5, whose amino-acid sequence MAGPQRRGSGAGGGERRDRKGRDGGAAAEKTAYVERVVAINRVAKVVKGGRRFSFTALVVVGDGDGTVGVGYGKAKEVPAAIAKGVEEAKKSFFKVPRIQGTIPHPIQGEEAAGVVLLKPASPGTGVIAGGPVRAVLECAGVHDILSKSLGSSNPINIVHATVAALKGLQRPEEIAARRGLPLEDVAPAALLRARAGVGA is encoded by the coding sequence ATGGCTGGACCCCAGCGCCGCGGAAGCGGTGCCGGTGGCGGCGAGCGGCGGGACCGGAAGGGTCGCGACGGTGGCGCTGCCGCCGAGAAGACCGCGTACGTTGAGCGCGTTGTCGCGATCAACCGCGTCGCCAAGGTTGTCAAGGGTGGTCGTCGTTTCAGCTTCACCGCGCTGGTCGTGGTGGGCGACGGTGACGGCACCGTAGGTGTCGGTTACGGCAAGGCCAAGGAAGTTCCCGCGGCCATCGCCAAGGGCGTCGAAGAGGCCAAGAAGAGCTTCTTCAAGGTCCCGCGTATCCAGGGCACCATCCCCCACCCGATCCAGGGTGAGGAAGCGGCGGGCGTCGTCCTGCTCAAGCCCGCGTCCCCCGGTACCGGTGTTATCGCCGGTGGCCCGGTCCGCGCGGTCCTCGAGTGCGCCGGCGTTCACGACATCCTGTCGAAGTCGCTCGGTTCGTCGAACCCGATCAACATCGTGCACGCCACGGTGGCAGCGCTCAAGGGGCTTCAGCGCCCCGAGGAGATCGCCGCCCGTCGTGGTCTGCCGCTGGAAGACGTCGCCCCCGCCGCACTGCTGCGGGCGCGTGCCGGGGTGGGTGCGTAA
- the rpmD gene encoding 50S ribosomal protein L30, with translation MARLKVTQVKSYIGSKQNHRDTLRSLGLKRLNDVVVKEDRPEIRGMVQTVRHLVTVEEVD, from the coding sequence ATGGCTCGCCTCAAGGTCACGCAGGTCAAGTCCTACATCGGCAGCAAGCAGAACCACCGCGACACCCTGCGTTCGCTCGGGCTCAAGCGCCTGAACGACGTGGTTGTCAAGGAGGACCGTCCCGAGATCCGCGGCATGGTGCAGACCGTCCGCCACCTCGTGACGGTTGAGGAGGTCGACTGA
- the rplO gene encoding 50S ribosomal protein L15, which yields MAEQNPLKVHNLRPAPGAKTAKTRVGRGEASKGKTAGRGTKGTKARYQVPERFEGGQMPLHMRLPKLKGFKNPFRTEFQVVNLDKLAALYPQGGEVTVADLVAKGAVRKNQLVKVLGQGEVSVALQVSVDAVSGSAKEKIVAAGGTVTELV from the coding sequence ATGGCGGAGCAGAACCCGCTGAAGGTCCACAACCTCCGGCCCGCCCCGGGCGCCAAGACCGCCAAGACCCGTGTGGGTCGTGGTGAGGCGTCCAAGGGTAAGACCGCCGGTCGTGGCACCAAGGGCACCAAGGCCCGTTACCAGGTTCCGGAGCGCTTCGAGGGTGGGCAGATGCCCCTCCACATGCGTCTCCCGAAGCTCAAGGGCTTCAAGAACCCGTTCCGTACCGAGTTCCAGGTCGTGAACCTGGACAAGCTGGCCGCGCTCTACCCGCAGGGTGGCGAGGTCACGGTGGCCGACCTGGTCGCCAAGGGTGCGGTTCGTAAGAACCAGCTCGTCAAGGTCCTGGGCCAGGGCGAGGTCTCCGTGGCGCTTCAGGTTTCGGTTGACGCCGTCTCCGGCTCCGCCAAGGAGAAGATCGTCGCCGCTGGCGGCACCGTCACCGAGCTCGTCTGA
- the secY gene encoding preprotein translocase subunit SecY gives MLTAFARAFKTPDLRKKLLFTLGIMVLFRLGAHVPVPGVDYQNVQTCMDQAKSGLGLFGLVNMFSGGALLQITIFALGIMPYITASIILQLLTVVIPRLEALKKEGQSGQAKITQYTRYLTVALAILQGTGLVATARSGALFGNCTVGNQIVPNQSIFTTATMVITMTAGTALIMWLGELITDRGIGNGMSILMFTSIAAGFPSGLWGIKLQGKLMGGWLEFALVIICGLAMVALVVFVEQAQRRIPVQYAKRMIGRRSYGGTSTYIPLKVNQAGVIPVIFASSLLYIPALLVQFTGSKAGWANWVNANLVKGDHPIYMVTYFLLIVFFAFFYVAISFNPEEVADNMKKYGGFIPGIRAGRPTAEYLSYVLNRITWPGSLYLGLIALVPTVALVTLNANQNFPFGGTSILIIVGVGLETVKQIESQLQQRNYEGFLR, from the coding sequence GTGCTCACCGCGTTCGCCCGAGCGTTCAAGACGCCCGACCTGCGCAAGAAGCTGCTGTTCACGCTCGGCATCATGGTGCTCTTCCGGCTCGGTGCTCATGTACCGGTACCGGGTGTTGACTACCAGAACGTCCAGACGTGCATGGATCAGGCCAAGAGTGGTCTGGGCCTCTTCGGCCTCGTGAACATGTTCAGCGGTGGCGCGCTGCTGCAAATCACGATCTTCGCGCTCGGGATCATGCCCTACATCACGGCGAGCATCATCCTCCAGCTGCTCACCGTCGTCATCCCACGGCTGGAAGCCCTCAAGAAGGAGGGACAGTCGGGCCAGGCGAAGATCACGCAGTACACGCGTTATCTGACCGTCGCGCTCGCCATCCTCCAGGGCACCGGCCTGGTGGCCACCGCCCGTAGCGGCGCCCTCTTCGGCAACTGCACGGTCGGCAACCAGATCGTCCCGAACCAGTCGATCTTCACCACCGCCACCATGGTCATCACCATGACCGCGGGTACCGCGCTGATCATGTGGCTCGGTGAGCTCATCACCGACCGCGGCATCGGCAACGGCATGTCGATCCTGATGTTCACGTCGATCGCCGCGGGCTTCCCCAGCGGCCTGTGGGGCATCAAGCTCCAGGGCAAGCTGATGGGCGGCTGGCTGGAGTTCGCGCTGGTCATCATCTGCGGTCTGGCCATGGTCGCGCTGGTGGTCTTCGTGGAGCAGGCCCAGCGGCGGATCCCGGTGCAGTACGCCAAGCGCATGATCGGCCGCCGTTCCTACGGCGGTACGTCGACCTACATCCCGCTCAAGGTCAACCAGGCGGGCGTGATCCCGGTCATCTTCGCCTCGTCGCTGCTCTACATCCCGGCGCTGCTCGTCCAGTTCACCGGCTCCAAGGCCGGCTGGGCGAACTGGGTCAACGCCAATCTCGTCAAGGGTGACCACCCGATCTACATGGTCACCTACTTCCTGCTGATCGTCTTCTTCGCCTTCTTCTACGTCGCCATCTCCTTCAACCCCGAAGAAGTTGCCGACAACATGAAGAAGTATGGTGGGTTCATTCCGGGCATCCGGGCCGGTCGTCCCACCGCGGAGTACCTGAGCTACGTGCTGAACCGCATCACGTGGCCGGGGTCTCTCTACCTGGGGCTGATCGCCCTGGTGCCCACCGTGGCACTGGTCACACTCAACGCGAACCAGAACTTCCCGTTCGGGGGAACCAGCATCCTGATCATCGTGGGTGTCGGTCTGGAGACTGTGAAGCAGATCGAGAGCCAGCTTCAGCAGCGCAACTACGAAGGGTTCCTCCGCTGA
- a CDS encoding adenylate kinase: protein MRIVLVGPPGAGKGTQAAYLAKNLAIPHISTGDLFRANISQGTPLGQKAQEYMRAGQLVPDEVTIGMAKDRMQQADAAGGFLLDGFPRNLAQAEALDEILKADDLRLDGVLDLEVPEDEVVKRIAGRRMCRKDSSHIFHVIYNPPKTEGVCDACGGELYQREDDSEDTVRKRLEVYHSETEPIIDYYKAQGLVVTISALGKVGEVTQRAMAALERESAS from the coding sequence ATGCGAATCGTCCTCGTCGGACCTCCCGGCGCCGGCAAGGGTACGCAGGCCGCGTACCTCGCCAAGAATCTCGCGATCCCGCACATCTCGACGGGCGACCTCTTCCGGGCGAACATCAGCCAGGGCACGCCGCTCGGTCAGAAGGCGCAGGAGTACATGCGCGCCGGTCAGCTGGTGCCGGACGAGGTCACCATCGGGATGGCCAAGGACCGCATGCAGCAGGCCGACGCCGCCGGCGGCTTCCTGCTGGACGGCTTCCCGCGCAACCTGGCCCAGGCCGAGGCGCTGGACGAGATCCTCAAGGCCGACGACCTCCGCCTCGACGGCGTCCTGGACCTGGAGGTCCCGGAGGACGAGGTGGTCAAGCGGATCGCCGGCCGCCGGATGTGCCGCAAGGACAGCAGCCACATCTTCCACGTGATCTACAACCCGCCGAAGACCGAGGGCGTCTGCGACGCCTGCGGCGGCGAGCTGTACCAGCGCGAGGACGACAGCGAGGACACCGTCCGCAAGCGGCTCGAGGTCTACCACAGCGAGACCGAGCCGATCATCGACTACTACAAGGCCCAGGGCCTCGTGGTGACGATCTCCGCGCTCGGCAAGGTCGGCGAGGTCACTCAGCGCGCGATGGCCGCGCTGGAGCGCGAGAGCGCCTCCTGA
- the map gene encoding type I methionyl aminopeptidase, whose protein sequence is MVEIKTPDQIAKMREAGLVVAAIHAATREAAVPGATTKDLDEVARKVLAEHGAKSNFLGYGGFPATICTSVNEVVVHGIPDTKTVLKDGDIISIDAGAIVDGWHGDAAFTAFVGTGHAPELIELSRVTEESMWAGIAAVRNGNRLVDISKAIEGYIRRQPRPASGKYGIIEDYGGHGIGSEMHMDPHLLNYVSRKRGKGPKLIPGFCIAIEPMVSLGTARTHVLADDWTVLTDDKTWSSHWEHSVALTEEGPLVLTAVDGGKAKLAEYGVAVAPDPLA, encoded by the coding sequence ATGGTCGAGATCAAGACCCCGGACCAGATCGCGAAGATGCGCGAGGCGGGGCTGGTCGTCGCCGCCATCCACGCGGCCACCCGTGAGGCGGCCGTGCCGGGGGCCACCACCAAGGATCTGGACGAGGTCGCCCGCAAGGTGCTGGCCGAGCACGGCGCGAAGTCGAACTTCCTCGGGTACGGCGGCTTCCCCGCCACGATCTGCACCTCGGTGAACGAGGTCGTGGTCCACGGCATCCCGGACACGAAGACCGTCCTGAAGGACGGCGACATCATCTCCATCGACGCCGGCGCGATCGTGGACGGCTGGCACGGTGACGCGGCCTTCACGGCCTTCGTGGGCACCGGTCACGCTCCGGAGCTGATCGAGCTCTCCCGGGTGACCGAGGAGTCGATGTGGGCCGGTATCGCCGCCGTGAGGAACGGCAACCGCCTGGTGGACATCTCCAAGGCCATCGAGGGCTACATCCGCCGCCAGCCCCGTCCGGCGTCGGGGAAGTACGGGATCATCGAGGACTACGGCGGGCACGGCATCGGCTCCGAGATGCACATGGACCCGCACCTGCTGAACTACGTCTCCCGCAAGCGCGGCAAGGGCCCCAAGCTGATCCCCGGCTTCTGCATCGCGATCGAGCCCATGGTCAGCCTCGGCACGGCGCGCACGCACGTCCTGGCCGACGACTGGACGGTCCTCACGGACGACAAGACCTGGTCCTCGCACTGGGAGCACTCCGTCGCGCTGACGGAGGAGGGCCCGCTGGTCCTGACCGCGGTCGACGGTGGCAAGGCGAAGCTGGCGGAGTACGGGGTGGCGGTGGCGCCGGACCCGCTGGCCTGA
- the infA gene encoding translation initiation factor IF-1, translated as MAKKQGAIEIEGTVIESLPNAMFKVELQNGHKVLAHISGKMRMHYIRILPDDRVVVELSPYDLTRGRIVYRYK; from the coding sequence GTGGCCAAGAAGCAAGGTGCCATCGAGATCGAGGGCACCGTGATCGAGTCTCTGCCGAACGCAATGTTCAAGGTGGAGCTCCAGAACGGTCACAAGGTCCTCGCGCACATCAGCGGCAAGATGCGGATGCACTACATCCGTATTCTCCCGGATGACCGGGTCGTCGTGGAGCTGTCTCCCTACGACCTGACGCGTGGCCGGATCGTCTACCGCTACAAGTAG
- the rpmJ gene encoding 50S ribosomal protein L36 — MKVKPSVKKICDKCKVIRRHGRVMVICDNLRHKQRQG, encoded by the coding sequence ATGAAGGTCAAGCCGAGCGTCAAGAAGATCTGCGACAAGTGCAAGGTGATCCGCCGTCACGGCCGGGTCATGGTCATCTGCGACAACCTGCGCCACAAGCAGCGCCAGGGCTGA
- the rpsM gene encoding 30S ribosomal protein S13 — translation MARVSGVDIPRDKRVEVALTYVFGIGRTQSQATLAATGVNPNTRVRDLPEEDLVKIREYVDANLKTEGDLRREIQADIRRKVEIGCYQGLRHRRGLPVHGQRTSTNARTRKGPRRAIAGKKKPGKK, via the coding sequence ATGGCACGCGTTTCCGGTGTTGACATCCCGCGCGACAAGCGTGTGGAGGTTGCACTCACCTACGTCTTCGGCATCGGCCGCACCCAGTCGCAGGCGACTCTCGCCGCCACCGGTGTGAACCCGAACACCCGCGTTCGTGACCTTCCCGAAGAGGACCTGGTCAAGATCCGCGAGTACGTGGACGCCAACCTCAAGACCGAGGGTGACCTCCGTCGCGAGATCCAGGCCGACATCCGCCGCAAGGTCGAGATCGGCTGCTACCAGGGTCTGCGTCACCGCCGTGGCCTGCCGGTCCACGGTCAGCGCACCAGCACGAACGCTCGTACCCGCAAGGGCCCGCGTCGCGCCATCGCCGGCAAGAAGAAGCCGGGCAAGAAGTAG
- the rpsK gene encoding 30S ribosomal protein S11: protein MPPKGRQGAAKKVRRKEKKNVAHGHAHIKSTFNNTIVSITDPSGNVISWASAGHVGFKGSRKSTPFAAQMAAESAARRAQEHGMRKVDVFVKGPGSGRETAIRSLQATGLEVGSIQDVTPTPHNGCRPPKRRRV from the coding sequence ATGCCCCCCAAGGGACGTCAGGGCGCTGCCAAGAAGGTGCGCCGCAAGGAAAAGAAGAACGTCGCCCACGGGCACGCTCACATCAAGAGCACGTTCAACAACACCATCGTTTCGATCACGGACCCGTCCGGCAACGTGATCTCCTGGGCCTCCGCCGGCCACGTCGGCTTCAAGGGCTCGCGCAAGTCCACCCCCTTCGCCGCGCAGATGGCCGCCGAGTCGGCTGCCCGTCGCGCGCAGGAGCACGGCATGCGCAAGGTCGACGTCTTCGTCAAGGGTCCGGGTTCCGGTCGTGAGACCGCCATCCGTTCGCTCCAGGCGACCGGCCTCGAGGTTGGCTCCATCCAGGACGTCACCCCCACCCCGCACAACGGCTGCCGTCCGCCGAAGCGCCGCCGCGTCTGA
- a CDS encoding DNA-directed RNA polymerase subunit alpha, with translation MLIAQRPSLTEEVVDEFRSRFVIEPLEPGFGYTLGNSLRRTLLSSIPGAAVTSIRIDGVLHEFTTVPGVKEDVTDLILNIKQLVVSSEHDEPVVMYLRKQGPGLVTAADIAPPAGVEVHNPDLVLATLNAKGKLEMELTVERGRGYVSAVQNKQVGQEIGRIPVDSIYSPVLKVTYKVEATRVEQRTDFDKLIVDVETKQAMRPRDAMASAGKTLVELFGLARELNIDAEGIDMGPSPTDAALAADLALPIEELELTVRSYNCLKREGIHSVGELVARSEADLLDIRNFGAKSIDEVKAKLAGMGLALKDSPPGFDPTAAADAFGADDDADAGFVETEQY, from the coding sequence ATGCTGATCGCTCAGCGTCCCTCGCTGACCGAAGAGGTCGTCGACGAGTTCCGCTCGCGGTTCGTGATCGAGCCGCTGGAGCCGGGCTTCGGCTACACCCTCGGCAACTCCCTGCGTCGTACGCTCCTCTCCTCGATCCCGGGTGCGGCGGTCACGTCCATCCGCATCGACGGTGTCCTGCACGAGTTCACCACCGTGCCGGGCGTCAAGGAGGACGTCACCGACCTCATCCTGAACATCAAGCAGCTGGTCGTCTCCTCGGAGCACGACGAGCCGGTCGTGATGTACCTGCGCAAGCAGGGTCCCGGCCTGGTCACCGCTGCTGACATCGCCCCCCCGGCCGGCGTCGAGGTGCACAACCCCGACCTGGTCCTGGCGACCCTGAACGCCAAGGGCAAGCTGGAGATGGAGCTGACCGTCGAGCGCGGTCGCGGCTATGTCTCCGCCGTCCAGAACAAGCAGGTGGGCCAGGAGATCGGCCGTATCCCGGTCGACTCCATCTACTCGCCGGTTCTCAAGGTCACCTACAAGGTCGAGGCGACCCGAGTCGAGCAGCGCACCGACTTCGACAAGCTGATCGTCGACGTCGAGACCAAGCAGGCCATGCGCCCGCGCGACGCCATGGCGTCCGCCGGTAAGACCCTGGTCGAGCTGTTCGGTCTGGCCCGCGAGCTCAACATCGACGCCGAGGGCATCGACATGGGCCCGTCCCCGACGGACGCCGCCCTTGCCGCCGACCTGGCGCTGCCGATCGAGGAGCTCGAGCTCACGGTCCGCTCGTACAACTGCCTCAAGCGTGAGGGCATCCACTCCGTGGGTGAGCTCGTCGCCCGCTCCGAGGCCGACCTGCTCGACATCCGCAACTTCGGTGCGAAGTCGATCGACGAGGTCAAGGCGAAGCTGGCCGGCATGGGCCTGGCCCTCAAGGACAGCCCGCCCGGATTCGACCCGACCGCCGCGGCGGACGCCTTCGGCGCCGATGACGACGCGGACGCCGGTTTCGTCGAGACCGAGCAGTACTAA
- the rplQ gene encoding 50S ribosomal protein L17 translates to MPRPTKGARLGGGAAHEKLMLANLAKSLFEHGRITTTEAKARRLRPVAERLITKAKKGDIHNRRQVLQTITDKSIVHVLFTEIAPRFAERPGGYTRITKIGNRRGDNAPMAVIELVEGEIAKKATVAEAEAATKRAVKESEAAAEAPAEESKDA, encoded by the coding sequence ATGCCGCGTCCCACCAAGGGTGCCCGTCTGGGCGGCGGTGCCGCGCACGAGAAGCTGATGCTGGCGAACCTCGCCAAGTCGCTCTTCGAGCACGGCCGCATCACGACCACCGAGGCCAAGGCCCGTCGCCTTCGTCCGGTCGCCGAGCGTCTGATCACCAAGGCGAAGAAGGGCGACATCCACAACCGTCGCCAGGTGCTCCAGACGATCACGGACAAGAGCATCGTCCACGTGCTCTTCACCGAGATCGCCCCGCGCTTCGCCGAGCGTCCGGGTGGTTACACCCGTATCACCAAGATCGGCAACCGTCGTGGCGACAACGCCCCGATGGCCGTGATCGAGCTCGTCGAGGGCGAGATCGCCAAGAAGGCGACCGTCGCCGAGGCCGAGGCCGCCACCAAGCGTGCGGTCAAGGAGTCCGAGGCTGCCGCCGAGGCTCCGGCCGAGGAGTCCAAGGACGCCTGA